The Gigantopelta aegis isolate Gae_Host unplaced genomic scaffold, Gae_host_genome ctg7337_pilon_pilon, whole genome shotgun sequence genome segment CCACGCgtcgagcgagcgttttaccactgggctacgtcccgcccttgcaTTGTCTCAAGGGTAGTCTCCAGACGTTGTTCAGAACCCCTTCGTCCTCAAAAGGAAAACCTTTTCCAgcgaaaaaagaagaataaatcaatgtgctctagtggtgtcgttaaacaaaacaaactttataccacgacctttgatatacgagtcgtggtgcactggttgaaacgaaaATTGGTCCAAATGGCAAAATTATGTATGATTAATTGGAAACAAACTCAagactgttattttaataaagctcagttggttgagtgttcgcttgatgagcttgcatcgcaggatcgaaccacctcgatggattcattcaactgatttgtttgtttttttctcgatTCAACATTGACAATGACATTGACCTTTATTTGCATAAACTGGAAGCTTACagtgtatgtgctgtcctgtctgtgggaaagtgcatgtaaaagatcccttgctgctaatcgaaaaatgtagcaggtttcttctgatgactaccgCAACACACGATAATCAAATGACGTAATAGTATGTACCgcagtgtctttttgaatggaaatgacgtcattttggatattcTTACTTAAAAAATAAACGAGTGGtgaagttttttttcttttttttcttgttttttttctgaaCATTGGGCAGCTTTtaatgtaaagttgctattgaagtgtttttgtttgatgaccatgAAAGGTTATGTCAGTTATGGAATGTTACCATAGTAAGTTtgcttaaatatcaataaacgtagtgccgtaaccacaattaatttacatctaatttgcaagtATTGAAATTCTCAAACTATATCACATATTTTGGGTACACCAGATATGCTACCTActgtatgatacatgtatataaaacatactaTGACACGCTGTTCTTCAAATGTTAAGAAGACTGTGACAAACAGTGAAATAGGAATGCTAAATCGTCACACAATGTTAGAACAAAAGAACACAAACGTACTCAATAAAAAACgcacgttaaagggacagacgctagtttttaaacactatgaacAACAgaacgaaaacaaaataaacatccgcaaactgtgtgaatcggcgaagtttgcggatgatttgtttGTGTTCATGCCCAGATGAACATAAACGAAATAGCAgccaatacttataattaaatttgaaacatacttagtaataataacattaaaagttcacaTTTTATTTCGAATAATGTttttggttaaaacaataacgctcagtaagataaattaccaatataaaatgacgtcatcgggtatgacgttccctgaaTACGTAAAAcgttttacattcatcgagctATGTACACACGCATACTGTTTGTATTAAGTGGAACTTCATTATATTCCTATatcgtcttagagagaaaaaacgCTATATGTTTGCCATTATTTGTAATGAATCCTTTATagacaccattccacagacaacacagcacacaccacggtttttgatataccagtcgttgtgcactggccaAAAACGAGAAATTCTGAGTTAGAAATCAAAATATGAATACGTAcgtgggggtggggtttgggATCTAGCTCTGTCGGTAGGgcgttcgcttgaggtgctttagTTATAGGATGAAACCTTCTCGTggaaccattctctgattgggtttcaTTCCATCCCAACCAGCGGACCACGACATgcatatcaaaaaccgtggtatgtgatgtcatgTATGTGGACACATGCAGATATAAATTcactgttgctaatcgaaacAATATAGACAGTTTCCTTTAAGCTTATGTgagaaatattaccaaatgtttaacacctaaaagcctatgattaataaaacaatgtgctttGGCGGTGtcgttaatttttgttttaactttatcacAAACCCTAGACGTCAGACCTAAATTTAAGCCTATGGAAATAAGTGTAGACTATAAAAGAtgtaatagaaaacaaaatctgaaTACTGGTATTACTATgaccatatttattattatggcTGTTTTGACGATGGCAATGAGTACAACACGGGTATTTAATTAAAGCTACGATATcgatatatttatattccttAACCCTGTAGTATCTTACCATCCAATATCATTCTTCCGTCTCGTTGGACTACACTCAACGTTACGCGAAAAATATAAGCTTCGGGAGATCCCAGCAActggtatatgtgtgtatgggggtgggggtggaggatTTGGCAGTGCTACATAATCTTCAGAATTGAGTGGTAGAAGCACCTGCGTCCTCTCCCCACGTTTTCTACACATATTGATGTAACAGAAAAATGGTCCTCCACTAAGCGGTTCGAACCACGGACTTTTAGTACGATAATTCAGCGCTCTACCAATTAAGCTAATAGgcaaattcccactagctactgccagtggGAGCACTTTAtgccaacactactacataatCCACCCTTACGTGAAGCTACTTATACGTTCCACGGGaagttgaactgttacgggtcctaactgggttataattgCATTATTATGTTATGAACACACtcagtccctacgtcggctccaactGTAACAgcaaaatcaacctccactaaGGGGATTTGAAACAGGGACTCTCTGAACAAGAAtcaagcgctctaccaactgagctaataggggaATTCACACTAGCGACTgtcagtaggagcactttatccAAACactgctacatgtatatgtactactacacattttttaaaacccgagGTGTACGAAGGTTgttgtcatcacagctatatttattctatTGAACTCTATCCTGTTCTAGTTCGGGTTTTCTAAGCTAGAGATAAAAATGGATGACACAACATGTTTCGTATTTCCTTATGAAGTAGCAGTCCTTCaggacgagcacctgatagaagatcatggaagcaatcacgactttgcctaacgTCCTTTTAATTCTAacttgtgcagatatacgatTTTATATCGGATTATGGTTTGATCGTTCAGATTTgtgatttttaaacactaaaacatatttttcactcaGAGCATACTTTCAACACCTAAATGTGAACACAAAGTGTGGTCAATTTACAAACCggcaacaaatttggatacaacagagtgaaacaagagtctgtgatgttgaaattcccttaaaatagacaaAAAAGCGTCTACCGGTACATAAtcgttacttttcagacgcactTGCGTTTTTAAAAAGGATGAACAAATgctttttgtggtattagaaaaaccaagatgaccagaaacacttcggttgtacggttgtaaacaataaaatgccaATAAAGTTTGACTTTAGGGATAATAAACGGTTCTattagtgaaacatatgccttagtgtttaaaaatagggtatgtccctttaatactgtagacatttttatcattatgcAAGATGTTGTTATCAGAACTTGTATCTTTAATAACAACTATTGTATTTTGCAGATGATTCTCTGAAGACATCATATTTGAAGCATGTCAacaccgttatcattttggtcaAACCAAACATCCAACTTTACCGATACTGATAATGGAAACTATTCTGATAGAGAACTTAGACCCAATTTTGGGCCATCTCTAGATGGCTGGCCATATTTCAATTTACATGGCTGGGGCCACTGGGCCACTGTTCTGGCTATAGCCATAGTAGGTACCATTGGAAACATCCTGCAGTTCATAATGATGAGCGACTCCAACTTATCATCACTCTCCTACAGCGTGTACCTCAAATTCCTTGCCGTTTCCGACAGTCTCGTCCTCAGTGAAGCGGTGTTTCAGCAGACTCAAATACGTTTTAATTTGCCCATGGTTGCAGACACGAATGACGCTCTGTGTAAACTTGTCATCGGCTACCAGTTACTGACGAAGTTTCTGTCGCCATGGCTGGTGGTAGGACTTACTCTCGACAGATTCGTATGCGTCTGTTTTCCGCTGACGCGGGGAATATTCTGTACGATGAAGAAAGCTACTGCAGTATGTTCGTGCATGATTGCTGTAGTCATCGTGTTATTGATACCCAATCTGGTTGTAGCGAATTTGAAATATGACAGATGTCAATCGGCCGGACAGGTCACCTACTATTTCATGTTCCTTAATCTGATAGTATCTACATTGCTGCCCTGTGTTGTTATCCTCGTCTTCAACATTGTAATAATCGCCCGCATTAGACGTAGCAACGAGTTTCGAAACACGTTCATAAGGAACAGGGCAGAGTCTACGAAAGACAGTTCAACACGCCCCCTTGTGTTAATCTCGATACTGGCCTTCGTGACCTTGTTGCCAGTCTCGACTTCAGATGTCGTCTTTGTACTGCTGTTGTTACTGAAAACAGACAGAAAAGCCGCGTTACTAAGCAATAGATTGTGGCCAGCGTTGCATATAATCTACTTGCTGAATTTCACACAAAACTTTTTCATCTTAATGGCCAGTTCACAAAACTATCGACAGATTATGAAGAGAAAACTCGGATGCTTCTTTTACAAGTGGAAACAAACACGACATAACGCACCAGCACCTAGTGTTGGTTCCATAGTAAATGCCGATGATAGTCCGATGTCAGTGGCTACATCAAATACCACACCATCAGAAATGCCAGATCCATAGTTTATATTATTGACTTTATTGATGAGGAATATGTTATATATAGCACATTTAGAAGTTTCATGTTGATAGATAATACTCATGTCACACGTTCAGAAACGCCAGATCCATGGTTTATATTATTGACTTTACTGATGAGGAATATGTTATATATAGCACATTTAGAAGTGTCAGATCGATAGATAATATTCATGTCACACGTTCGGGAATTATTGTACcataatttacataattaatcGATACATCTAATAACGTTTAGAATTGTCATTTCTATAAACAATATTATGGTTTGTATAAGCAATgtgctgttgttattgttgtgaATAAATAATTCCAGTTTAGCTTGACgaacaataaaaaaagagaTACGTTTTATTTACGTACTGTTTTTGTTCCAGAATATTGTTGGAACAAGGCGTTCTTTAGTTATCTTTCAAAATACTATTATATTTCACGAACGATTAAGTGCTAAATATACGCAGAACTAAATATTTAGCTTACCAAAATTCGTAACATAACACTaatgatataatatttaaaaaataacaatcaaaaacattatttaaaatatgtttatataacatGCCCTTGCATGAATATTGACAAATGCTATAAAAGAACCAATTTGTGTGGATCTAGGACACATTGAGAATCATTTGACCAAGTTTGATTGAAATCTGCCAACTGGATGGCGAGGAGAAGTAGAACATGAAAAGTATAGGCCAGGACGGCCATATTGGATAGTGAATAATCCTTCAAAACAAGACTACTTGAGTTCGATAGTCTAATTTAGTTTGTGATAGCTGCTGTAAAATGTAATACCTAAAGTTCGCCTTTAACTTCGATTCTTCCCCTTTTTACAAATACACCGGCATGGAGCCTCTGCAGAAGAAAGTGTCTAATTGCACGAgaagattaaaataataacatttaaacataTTGTTATGCCCTTGAATACtattttttaattgattataataactatatcatGAGTGGAACAAGGATTTATTGTCCAGTAATGGATCTCTTGATCTGTGACTGTTTGCCTATAGTTGAAGCACTAGATAAGATTCATAAAATCAATCACTAATTTGACGAATTCCAATTCGACtgtgcattgtgcagagatacctTCTTGATCGCGTatgtgttttctgtttgttttttgttttgtttttgttttggggtttgttttgtttgttgtttttttgttgtgtgttgcaGTTTTTTGGCGTACAAATTcgggctacatgtatttattattctgCATACCGTTCGAATTACTGGGCTTGGTGTCATTGTAAGTTGGTTCCAAGTGATATGGcctttataaatacaaaaataaaatttcatttattttactgtttagaAGGTTAATagtttgtatatatttagtacGTAGAGTTTGGGCTTGGTGTTACTGTAAGGTAGTTCCGACCGATATGGCctttatacatataaatataaaaatacaatatattttattttctagttTATAATGTTAAGagtttgtatatatttagtacGTAGATTCTGGGCTCGGTGTTACTGTAAAGTAGTCCAGACTGATATGAcctttataaatataacaatggaatttattttcctgtttagaatgttaagtgcttatatatatttagtacgTAAATTCTGGGCTTGGTGGTACTGTAATGTAGTCCAGATTGAAATGACCTTTGTAAATATAACaatggaattttatttattttcctgtttagaatgttaagtgtttatatatgaatgaatgaatgtttaatgacaccccagcacaaacacaTCCATAGCCAGAAAAATAAGTatttggaaatattatttacattccGAAGTTGTATAATTATGCAAAACCAGTGTAAAGAGTGGTGAGGAAAAGtgcaaaaaaattacaaaaatcaaggtaaatatattttaaatctttgtatagaaatcaaagtggttttaaaaaaaaaaaaaagaattccatctcatttcttcccgatctggcaactcctcctatctttcaacttctttttctgtccacctccacatcccagtccttgcctctccaaccgcgacaggtgcttgtctcttgtggctatctgtgccacacacctgccattctcccatcagcttttagctgtgggcttagtctgaccactccggggagtgttcagtagttacttctggcattgttaagaggcacttgtaaccacctactatgcataGTTTTTGACAAGAGGCTGGCACACAAACTTCATTTATAGGTTAATGCGTTAAGATATTTGTGGACATTTATTTAATTGGATAGCAAATTACTTGCCAAACGGAACGcaaatgtttgtaaatggttCCTTATGGTACACTGATTGCAGGTATACCCCCAAGGCTTGGTATTGGACCCTTACTCTTTTTCCTTTACATAAATGACCTTGGCAATAAACTTAATTGTATAGCTAGATTATTTGCACACCTCCcgttattgtaataaatgttaaaatatttatctttaatTCAACGAACcaacgtgggttttttttttttttttttttttttttatgaaagatgtttccgaaaGCATGTTCAATTACCTTTCCCGTAATTAATCTTGGTTAGGCGGGATATAGTTCAGTAGTAGAACACtcgacagtggcggatccagaaaatccatctagggggccccaatgacatgaggcggaatgccaaggggactttg includes the following:
- the LOC121366837 gene encoding probable G-protein coupled receptor 139 is translated as MMSDSNLSSLSYSVYLKFLAVSDSLVLSEAVFQQTQIRFNLPMVADTNDALCKLVIGYQLLTKFLSPWLVVGLTLDRFVCVCFPLTRGIFCTMKKATAVCSCMIAVVIVLLIPNLVVANLKYDRCQSAGQVTYYFMFLNLIVSTLLPCVVILVFNIVIIARIRRSNEFRNTFIRNRAESTKDSSTRPLVLISILAFVTLLPVSTSDVVFVLLLLLKTDRKAALLSNRLWPALHIIYLLNFTQNFFILMASSQNYRQIMKRKLGCFFYKWKQTRHNAPAPSVGSIVNADDSPMSVATSNTTPSEMPDP